TTGAACGGGATCTCGTGGGTCACCCACTGGTCGTAGACCTCGGGGCCGTGCAGGCGCAGCACCCAGTCCTCGATCCAGTCGGTGGCCGGCCAACCGGTGGCGTCACCGGACTCGAGGCCGACGCACCAGGGCTTCTCGCCCGTGGCCGCGATCTCCTCGGTCAGCGCCGTCAGCTCGTCGAGGGTCTGGGGGATCTCCCACCCGTTCTCCTCGAACTGCGTCGGCGAGTACCAGACGTAGCCCTTGATGCTGGCCATCAGCGGTGCGGCGTAGAACGTGCCGTCGTAGGTGCCGTACTGCTTCCAGTCCTCGGACCACCACTCGTCGACGTTGGCCTCGACCTCGGCCGATGCCGGGATCAGCCAGCCGCCCTCGGCCAGACGCGCGAGCAGACCCGGCTGCGGCACGATGCCGATGTCGGGGGCGTTGCCACCCTCGGCGAGAACGGCGATCTGCGCCTCGAACTCGCTCGAGCCCTGGTATTCGATGTTGATACCCGTGCACTGGGCGAAGTCGCTCCAGGACTCCACCAGGCGATCGGCCTCGAGGTCGAGGATGGTGCCGCCGATGGTGACCTCGGCACCATCGAACGTGCCGTACTCCTCGTACTCCGTGCAGTCGACGTCTTCGTTCGCCGCGATGTCGCCGGTACATGCCGACAGCGCGAGGGCGGAAACACCGAGGGCCGCGACGGCTGTGACGACGCGACCCGCTTTTCCGAATCTCATTTTGCCTCCTCATCGAGCAGTTCCCACCGTCCTGCGACCCGCAGGCGTCGGGTAGGGAACCGATTCCAGGATCACCGTACGGGATACCGCCTTGGCTTCACAACGCGAATTGATCACGACTCGATAACCGATGCGCACACTGGTGGCGCGCCGACGGTCGACGTTGCATGATGACGTGGAAACGGTTCCAGATTCCGGTGGCACCGCACCGGCCCCGAGAGCCCGAAGGAGGGTTCGCACGATGATGGGGATCGCCGACGTCGCACGCCTCGCGGGGGTGTCGAAGTCCACGGCGAGCCGTGCTCTGACGGGCGCAGGGTATGTGTCGACCGAGACGCGCGAGCGCGTGCAGCGGGCGGCCGCCGAGCTCGGCTACGTCGCCTCGACGAGCGCAGTCAGTCTGGTCACCGGTCGTACCCGCAATGTCGGGGTCGTGATGCCGTGCGTGAACCGCTGGTTCTTCGCCGAGGTGCTCGAAGGCATCCAGGACAGCCTCCTGGATGAGGGCCTGAATCTCACCCTCTACGACGCCCAGCCAGGCACCCCGGGGCGTCAGAAGATCTTCGAGGACTTCCTCTCTCGCAAGCAGTTCGACGGGCTGATCGCCGTCGGACTCGAACCCGAGGACGCTGAGCTCGCCCGGCTGCGGCGGATCGGCAAGCCCGTCGTCAGCATCGTCGGCGGAGCGGACGGACTCAGCGTCATCGCCCTCGACGACGATTACGCCGCTCGACGGGCCACCGACCACCTCATCGCCCTCGGTCACCGGCGCATCCTGTTCCTCGGCGGGGGCGCCCCCGACGGACCGAAGGTGGCCGGGTCCGACGTGGAACGGGCACGCCGCGAGGGCTATCGAGGAGCGATGGAGGATGCCGGCATGGGCGACCTCGCGCAGCACGTCGTGTCGCGCCTGAGCCTCCCCTCCGGCTACGCCGCCGCCGTCGACGTGCTGGGTTCGCGGGATCGACCGACCGCCATCGTCGGAGTCTGCGACGAGGTCGCCATCGGTGCCATCATCGCGGCGCGCAGGCTGGGCATCCAGGTGCCGAACGACCTCAGCGTGATCGGCATCGACGACCACGAGTACGCCGAGATGTTCGCGCTCACCACCCTGCGGCAGACACCGCGCGAGCAGGGCGCCGCGGCGGTGCGCACCCTGCTCGAGCACCTCGCCGATCCTGAGCGGCCGCCCTCGGTCATCCGCACGCAGGCACGACTGGTCGTTCGCAACTCGACGGGACCGGTCAATCCCCGCCAGTCGGCAGCGGTGGCGGACGCGTCGCTGGGGCGACGGTAGGACTCCCCTCCTCGCGACCCGTCAAGAACCGCGGTGCGCACGCACGTTCAGCCGCTTTTTTCGACGGGTCGAGGTCAGTGGGAACGACGAAAGACCCGGGACACGATGGGGTGTCCCGGGTCTTTCGATGTGGCGCTGTGAGCGCCGAGAGGTTGATACGCCGCCTCGGGCGGCATGTCGACCTGAGTCGACGCCGGGTCGACGCGCGCTCTGCGCGCATCGACCCGGCACGGCTCACTTGAGGGTGACGGTGGCGCCGGCCTCTTCCAGAGCGGCCTTGGCCTTGTCCGCGGTCTCCTTGTTGGCGCCCTCGAGGACGGGCTTGGGG
The Microbacterium sp. SLBN-154 DNA segment above includes these coding regions:
- a CDS encoding ABC transporter substrate-binding protein; the encoded protein is MRFGKAGRVVTAVAALGVSALALSACTGDIAANEDVDCTEYEEYGTFDGAEVTIGGTILDLEADRLVESWSDFAQCTGINIEYQGSSEFEAQIAVLAEGGNAPDIGIVPQPGLLARLAEGGWLIPASAEVEANVDEWWSEDWKQYGTYDGTFYAAPLMASIKGYVWYSPTQFEENGWEIPQTLDELTALTEEIAATGEKPWCVGLESGDATGWPATDWIEDWVLRLHGPEVYDQWVTHEIPFNDPRIVEAFDAVGAYLKNEDYVNGGIGDVSTLVTEAFQTAGLPILDGECSLHHQASFYETFWNAEGGDEVVVASDGDVFGFLTPPATAGDPLSVTGGGEFPVAFRDAEEVETVRAFLSSDTWANNRVSLGGVISANTGVDPENASSELLVQSIEILQDPETTFRFDGSDLMPGAVGADSFWRGVVAWVTGQSTQETVDAIESSWPAS
- a CDS encoding LacI family DNA-binding transcriptional regulator, with protein sequence MMGIADVARLAGVSKSTASRALTGAGYVSTETRERVQRAAAELGYVASTSAVSLVTGRTRNVGVVMPCVNRWFFAEVLEGIQDSLLDEGLNLTLYDAQPGTPGRQKIFEDFLSRKQFDGLIAVGLEPEDAELARLRRIGKPVVSIVGGADGLSVIALDDDYAARRATDHLIALGHRRILFLGGGAPDGPKVAGSDVERARREGYRGAMEDAGMGDLAQHVVSRLSLPSGYAAAVDVLGSRDRPTAIVGVCDEVAIGAIIAARRLGIQVPNDLSVIGIDDHEYAEMFALTTLRQTPREQGAAAVRTLLEHLADPERPPSVIRTQARLVVRNSTGPVNPRQSAAVADASLGRR